Proteins found in one Zonotrichia leucophrys gambelii isolate GWCS_2022_RI chromosome 28, RI_Zleu_2.0, whole genome shotgun sequence genomic segment:
- the LOC135458964 gene encoding cytochrome b-c1 complex subunit 10 produces the protein MAMLNQLLGPRYAELLRTWTPTLATWGGVAGIGVIWATDWKLVLQYVPYIGGKYKTED, from the exons ATGGCCATGTTGAACCAGCTGCTGGGGCCGCGCTACGCGGAACTGCTGCGGAcctg GACCCCCACCCTGGCGACATGGGGTGGTGTGGCTGGCATTGGGGTGATCTGGGCCACAGACTGGAAGCTGGTCTTGCAGTACGTTCCCTACATTGGCGGCAAGTACAAAACTGAAGACTGA